A portion of the Sphaerochaeta pleomorpha str. Grapes genome contains these proteins:
- a CDS encoding outer membrane beta-barrel protein: MKKTLVVVILIMASLFSISAAKYDRADGFGIGLSAGYPVAGAAFKYGMGDFRIVGTLGYSFNDNVALEAGVQYDWDRFTIDRLPFYLNIGITGAANFNPAFDGFSINFPVGISYFLIEVPVEFFFKLTPGLRVRSNAVVPDLGAALGVLFYVNR; the protein is encoded by the coding sequence ATGAAAAAAACTCTCGTAGTCGTTATTCTCATCATGGCTAGTCTCTTCAGTATATCAGCAGCAAAATATGATAGAGCTGATGGTTTTGGAATTGGGCTTAGCGCAGGATACCCAGTAGCCGGGGCAGCCTTCAAATATGGTATGGGTGATTTTCGAATCGTGGGAACCCTCGGTTACAGTTTTAATGACAATGTTGCCCTTGAAGCCGGAGTCCAATATGACTGGGATCGTTTCACTATCGATAGGCTTCCCTTTTACCTGAATATCGGAATCACGGGAGCAGCCAATTTTAATCCCGCTTTCGATGGTTTTTCCATCAATTTCCCTGTTGGCATCTCCTATTTCTTGATTGAAGTCCCTGTTGAATTCTTTTTCAAACTTACACCTGGTCTCAGGGTTCGCTCGAATGCAGTAGTCCCTGATCTCGGGGCTGCACTTGGGGTGTTGTTCTACGTCAACAGATAG
- a CDS encoding MBL fold metallo-hydrolase — protein MITISVLLENTTKLVSTKAKHGLSIAIDAKDSHILLDVGPNALFAKNALQMQYDLRKIDTLVLSHSHVDHTGGLSTFAQINPTADIFLFDNPDSRYYVKVLGFLPFNVSLKAPRAVAKRITTLHDNHSIHANACFIKNTCTAYSKPQLNVNLYKKEKDGLVSDNFSHEGILVIEDEGELVLFNSCSHTGVCNSIESVRQQYKNQKIRAYVGGFHFHDPLRNANESKENLDAFVRYIQESGINLYTGHCTGIENIRYLQSKLGDQIQRIATGESLCI, from the coding sequence ATGATTACCATTTCCGTACTGCTTGAAAATACGACGAAACTTGTCTCGACAAAAGCAAAGCATGGGCTGTCAATTGCTATTGATGCCAAAGATAGCCATATCTTGCTCGATGTAGGCCCTAATGCCTTGTTTGCAAAAAATGCACTACAGATGCAGTATGACCTCAGAAAAATTGACACACTGGTACTCTCCCACTCCCATGTCGATCATACAGGGGGTCTATCTACCTTTGCTCAGATCAATCCTACAGCAGATATATTCCTGTTTGATAATCCTGACAGCAGGTATTATGTAAAAGTACTTGGCTTTCTACCTTTCAATGTAAGTTTAAAAGCCCCCAGGGCAGTAGCAAAAAGAATAACTACCTTACACGACAATCATTCCATACATGCAAATGCCTGTTTTATAAAAAATACCTGCACTGCCTATAGTAAGCCCCAGCTCAATGTAAATTTGTATAAAAAGGAAAAAGACGGGCTTGTTTCAGATAATTTCAGTCATGAAGGAATTTTGGTAATCGAAGACGAGGGAGAACTGGTACTATTCAATTCCTGTTCCCATACTGGTGTTTGCAATTCGATAGAAAGCGTAAGGCAACAATACAAGAACCAGAAAATCCGAGCATATGTCGGAGGCTTCCATTTTCATGATCCCTTGAGAAATGCTAATGAAAGCAAAGAAAACCTCGATGCATTCGTCCGGTATATACAAGAATCAGGGATCAATCTCTATACCGGACATTGCACCGGAATTGAAAATATCAGGTACCTGCAAAGCAAGCTCGGTGATCAGATCCAGAGGATAGCAACAGGTGAAAGCCTCTGTATCTGA